In one window of Streptomyces roseofulvus DNA:
- a CDS encoding GH3 auxin-responsive promoter family protein has product MRGRQHDVLTDLLDFNSGTEFGKRHDFGRIRDIDDFRKAVPVQDYAAHAPLIERMAAGEPNLLSADQPVVYFTSSGSTGAHKKIPVTRRFMRTTFFPFYYAAWAPLVENHPDVAQRPDAVLNLKHDPLATPPTTSGGRPHVGASQVDFGAKFGEPLSAELGTAAPWGTLPVDVAPDDHLEKAYLRLRLAVQSDVRCLIGINPAMIAAVPYQLGLWGERIVKEVRDGTLGGVPHGDPDPARAAELERLAAYFDTLSPAQVWPRIRALFGWTTGVASLYLPTLRHRFGAGVAALPAPVAASEGPVGVPLDRHGSAGSLVVTASAYEFVDADADLTPDVETLLPHELEAGREYHVLFSHVGGLYRYAVGDVVRVVDMPGGVPRVAYAGRANRSDAAGERLRESQVVRALRDALDATGLDLVNVACRTERTSGASAPHYVFAVSPATPWQDAEAGRFTTLLDEALTRESADYARARTDRRLAAPALRLLDRDAFQRDWHAAVATGIRPTQVKDRLFRQDTTLWRRLTGTA; this is encoded by the coding sequence ATGCGGGGACGGCAGCACGACGTCCTCACCGACCTGCTCGACTTCAACTCCGGCACCGAGTTCGGCAAGCGGCACGACTTCGGCCGGATCCGCGACATCGACGACTTCCGCAAGGCCGTCCCCGTCCAGGACTACGCCGCGCACGCCCCGCTCATCGAGCGGATGGCGGCCGGCGAGCCGAACCTCCTCTCGGCCGACCAGCCGGTCGTCTACTTCACCAGCAGCGGAAGCACCGGCGCCCACAAGAAGATCCCGGTCACCCGGCGGTTCATGCGCACCACGTTCTTCCCCTTCTACTACGCGGCCTGGGCCCCGCTCGTCGAGAACCACCCCGACGTCGCGCAGCGGCCCGACGCCGTCCTCAACCTCAAGCACGACCCGCTGGCCACCCCGCCCACCACGTCCGGCGGCCGGCCCCACGTCGGCGCCAGCCAGGTGGACTTCGGCGCGAAGTTCGGCGAGCCGCTCTCGGCCGAGCTGGGCACCGCCGCGCCCTGGGGCACCCTTCCCGTGGACGTCGCCCCCGACGACCACCTGGAGAAGGCCTACCTGCGGCTGCGGCTCGCCGTCCAGAGCGACGTGCGCTGTCTCATCGGCATCAACCCGGCGATGATCGCGGCCGTGCCGTACCAGCTCGGCCTGTGGGGGGAGCGGATCGTCAAGGAGGTCCGCGACGGGACGCTGGGCGGCGTGCCGCACGGCGACCCGGATCCGGCGCGGGCCGCCGAACTGGAGCGCCTGGCAGCCTACTTCGACACCCTGTCCCCGGCCCAGGTGTGGCCGAGGATCCGGGCCCTGTTCGGCTGGACGACCGGCGTCGCCTCCCTCTACCTGCCGACCCTGCGCCACCGCTTCGGCGCCGGGGTGGCGGCCCTGCCGGCCCCGGTGGCGGCGTCCGAGGGGCCGGTCGGGGTGCCGCTGGACCGGCACGGATCGGCGGGCAGCCTGGTGGTCACCGCCTCCGCGTACGAGTTCGTGGACGCCGACGCCGACCTCACGCCCGACGTCGAGACGCTGCTGCCGCACGAGCTGGAGGCGGGACGCGAGTACCACGTGCTCTTCAGCCACGTCGGCGGCCTCTACCGGTACGCCGTGGGCGACGTCGTACGGGTCGTGGACATGCCCGGCGGCGTCCCCCGGGTCGCCTACGCGGGCCGGGCCAACCGGTCCGACGCGGCCGGGGAGCGGCTGCGCGAGTCCCAGGTCGTACGGGCCCTGCGCGACGCTCTGGACGCCACCGGCCTCGACCTCGTCAACGTCGCCTGCCGGACCGAGCGCACCTCCGGGGCGAGCGCACCGCACTACGTCTTCGCCGTCTCCCCGGCCACCCCCTGGCAGGACGCCGAGGCGGGCCGCTTCACGACCCTCCTGGACGAGGCCCTGACGCGGGAGTCCGCCGACTACGCCAGGGCCCGCACCGACCGCCGCCTGGCGGCCCCGGCGCTCCGCCTCCTCGACCGGGACGCCTTCCAGCGGGACTGGCACGCCGCGGTGGCCACCGGCATCCGCCCCACCCAGGTCAAGGACCGCCTGTTCCGCCAGGACACCACGCTCTGGCGCCGGCTGACGGGCACCGCCTGA
- a CDS encoding SAM-dependent methyltransferase: MTELLNPVERTALLTAALRSAETRREDRLYEDPYAARLCGDAGPELLAEVRAATFPPDRPRSLPSTPDYNAIRTRFFDDFLHGAAQDPEMTQIVLAPSGMDSRAYRMEWPDHIRYFEVDRPAVLEFKADRLRGVAPRVAHRSVAVDLTDDDWESRLVDSGYDPALPSTWLLEGLLYYIPEADTHRMLERVAAVSAPGSLVAADLVNEAALTLPHMRGLLDVFAGWGCPWLFGSDEPEALFDRYGFDVTAVQPGEPGADFGRWPDPVPPRDVKDVRRVFFVHGRRR, encoded by the coding sequence ATGACCGAACTGCTCAACCCGGTGGAGCGGACAGCCCTGCTCACCGCGGCGCTCCGGTCCGCCGAGACCCGGCGGGAGGACCGGCTCTACGAGGACCCGTACGCCGCCCGCCTCTGCGGTGACGCCGGACCCGAGCTGCTCGCCGAGGTGCGGGCCGCGACGTTCCCGCCCGACCGGCCCCGCTCGCTGCCCAGCACCCCGGACTACAACGCCATCCGCACCCGCTTCTTCGACGACTTCCTGCACGGCGCCGCGCAGGACCCGGAGATGACGCAGATCGTCCTCGCACCCTCCGGCATGGACTCCCGCGCCTACCGGATGGAATGGCCCGACCACATCCGCTACTTCGAGGTCGACCGGCCCGCCGTCCTGGAGTTCAAGGCCGACCGGCTCCGGGGCGTCGCCCCGCGCGTGGCACACCGCTCCGTGGCCGTCGACCTCACCGACGACGACTGGGAGAGCCGGCTCGTGGACAGCGGGTACGACCCCGCGCTGCCGTCCACCTGGCTGCTCGAAGGTCTGCTCTACTACATCCCGGAAGCCGACACGCACCGCATGCTGGAGCGCGTGGCCGCCGTCTCCGCGCCCGGCAGCCTCGTCGCGGCCGACCTGGTCAACGAGGCCGCGCTGACGCTGCCCCACATGCGCGGGCTGCTCGACGTCTTCGCCGGCTGGGGCTGCCCCTGGCTGTTCGGCAGCGACGAGCCCGAGGCGCTCTTCGACCGGTACGGATTCGACGTCACCGCCGTCCAGCCCGGCGAGCCCGGCGCGGACTTCGGGCGCTGGCCCGACCCGGTACCGCCGCGCGACGTCAAGGACGTGCGCCGGGTCTTCTTCGTCCACGGGCGGCGGCGTTGA
- a CDS encoding DUF6182 family protein, with translation MNLSTLHSLRALRAHGVPGARSGHPLPTLTGGLGPERLLAVAAGRLRDARPDLAARFDLTTLHGLLDARAALAAEEDPAGGVLAVVVVDRFRLPEWVAETCRFALSLPEERAEPWRRAFTRTLFLTGRPGNLTERFAFDHVAEDGSAAWCGPAPGAATTALRRMLKTFSGTRELSAWPPVTVEVPAPGGTVRPPVHRDLYVATARVTVSELLVQVNHLVVEAVLDGLIAPGDRLTLRPVPRLTGTTVPYAALRVDTDPHGPRGLRAYAGLTEES, from the coding sequence ATGAACCTCAGCACCCTCCACTCCCTCCGCGCCCTGCGCGCGCACGGCGTGCCCGGAGCCCGGTCCGGGCACCCGCTCCCGACCCTGACCGGCGGCCTCGGCCCCGAACGGCTGCTCGCCGTCGCCGCCGGTCGGCTGCGCGACGCCCGGCCCGACCTGGCCGCGCGCTTCGACCTGACCACCCTCCACGGCCTCCTGGACGCCCGGGCCGCCCTGGCCGCCGAGGAGGATCCCGCCGGGGGCGTCCTGGCCGTCGTCGTCGTGGACCGCTTCCGCCTCCCGGAATGGGTGGCCGAGACCTGCCGCTTCGCGCTGTCGCTGCCGGAGGAGCGCGCCGAGCCGTGGCGGCGGGCCTTCACCCGCACCCTCTTCCTCACCGGCCGGCCGGGCAACCTCACCGAGCGGTTCGCCTTCGACCACGTGGCCGAGGACGGCTCCGCCGCCTGGTGCGGACCCGCCCCCGGCGCGGCCACCACCGCCCTGCGCCGCATGCTCAAGACGTTCAGCGGCACCCGGGAGCTCTCCGCGTGGCCCCCCGTGACCGTCGAGGTGCCCGCCCCGGGCGGCACCGTCCGCCCGCCCGTCCACCGCGACCTGTACGTCGCCACGGCCCGGGTCACCGTCTCCGAACTGCTGGTGCAGGTGAACCACCTCGTCGTCGAGGCGGTCCTGGACGGGCTGATCGCCCCCGGGGACCGGCTGACCCTGCGCCCCGTCCCCCGGCTGACCGGGACGACCGTCCCGTACGCCGCCCTGCGCGTCGACACCGACCCCCACGGCCCCCGTGGACTCCGTGCCTACGCCGGACTCACCGAAGAGAGCTGA
- a CDS encoding LysR family transcriptional regulator substrate-binding protein, protein MPHTPPTATVDGTGPRTAARPVRLGIHGAPHLATRIITAAGHRPEEVEFVPYDVAEPFRPLREGAVDVMIVKYVLQEPDIAVGDPVAFDDRALIVGADHPLADRASVSVEEAAPYDAFSCPGDFPPYVWDLVVPPHTPRGTPIRRVHPMTTVEGMVEVLRTTRAVHLSFASLEAVLPPDIRAVPLHDLPPAPVALARLRDAELPPPAAALVADAEREARR, encoded by the coding sequence ATGCCCCACACCCCGCCCACCGCCACGGTCGACGGGACCGGCCCCCGGACCGCCGCGCGCCCCGTCCGCCTCGGCATCCACGGCGCCCCGCACCTCGCCACCCGCATCATCACGGCCGCCGGCCACCGCCCGGAGGAGGTGGAGTTCGTCCCCTACGACGTGGCCGAACCGTTCCGCCCGCTGCGGGAGGGCGCCGTGGACGTCATGATCGTCAAATACGTCCTCCAGGAGCCGGACATCGCCGTCGGCGACCCGGTGGCCTTCGACGACCGCGCGCTGATCGTCGGCGCCGACCACCCCCTCGCGGACCGCGCCTCGGTCTCCGTCGAGGAGGCCGCTCCCTACGACGCCTTCTCCTGCCCCGGCGACTTCCCCCCGTACGTCTGGGACCTGGTGGTGCCGCCGCACACCCCCCGTGGCACCCCGATCCGCCGCGTCCACCCGATGACCACGGTGGAGGGCATGGTCGAGGTCCTCCGCACCACGCGGGCCGTCCACCTGTCGTTCGCGTCGCTCGAAGCGGTGCTGCCGCCCGACATCAGGGCCGTCCCCCTGCACGACCTGCCGCCCGCCCCCGTCGCCCTGGCCCGGCTGCGCGACGCGGAGCTCCCGCCGCCCGCCGCCGCCCTCGTGGCCGACGCCGAACGGGAGGCCCGGCGATGA
- a CDS encoding alpha/beta hydrolase, producing MTPARPGALPVVLLHALPLGSAMWRAQAEALRARGHTVLTPDQRGFGTVPLGTAPPSLDTVADDLAALLDAHGIREVALAGCSMGGYTAMAFLRRHPGRVRALALFATRAAADTPETAAERRRFADLMLDDTLRDQVVRRTTPSLLGSGTRDRRPDLVEEVLTMAKAAAPEAVAWAQRAIAARPDSTSVLRATDVPALVVTGAEDELVTAREAATTCDALPRGRLVTVPDAGHLQPLEAPDRVTGLLTALLDDAATAATADRTREDTC from the coding sequence ATGACCCCCGCACGGCCCGGCGCCCTCCCCGTCGTCCTGCTGCACGCCCTGCCCCTCGGTTCCGCCATGTGGCGGGCCCAGGCGGAAGCGCTGCGCGCCCGGGGCCACACGGTCCTGACACCCGACCAGCGCGGTTTCGGCACCGTCCCGCTGGGCACCGCGCCGCCCTCGCTCGACACCGTGGCCGACGACCTCGCCGCCCTCCTCGACGCGCACGGCATACGGGAGGTGGCGCTCGCCGGCTGCTCGATGGGCGGCTACACGGCGATGGCCTTCCTGCGCCGCCACCCCGGCCGGGTCCGCGCCCTCGCCCTGTTCGCCACCCGGGCCGCCGCGGACACGCCGGAGACGGCGGCCGAACGCCGGAGGTTCGCCGACCTGATGCTCGACGACACGCTCCGCGACCAGGTGGTGCGCCGCACCACCCCCTCGCTCCTCGGCTCCGGCACCCGGGACCGCCGACCGGACCTGGTGGAAGAGGTCCTGACGATGGCGAAGGCGGCCGCGCCCGAGGCGGTGGCCTGGGCACAGCGCGCCATCGCGGCGCGCCCGGACTCCACGTCCGTCCTGCGCGCCACCGACGTACCCGCCCTCGTGGTGACCGGGGCGGAGGACGAACTCGTCACCGCGCGGGAGGCGGCGACCACCTGCGACGCCCTGCCGCGCGGACGGCTCGTCACGGTGCCGGACGCGGGCCATCTCCAGCCGCTGGAGGCACCGGACCGGGTCACCGGCCTCCTCACCGCACTGCTCGACGACGCCGCGACCGCCGCCACGGCGGACCGGACCAGGGAGGACACATGCTGA
- a CDS encoding class I SAM-dependent methyltransferase, translating into MLTKDHAAWGHAASTGLGFTHEEIIDAHFAACAPQYQAALDQVGVRSGWHVLDAGCGSGAFLPWLSDLVGPDGRVSAIDLAEENAALAAERMRASRSFCAFDVRQGDVLDLPYADDSFDAVWCANTTQYLDDDELARALREFRRVVRPGGVVAVKDLDASLITVRPGDPFLFTDFFRYAARTPGYARQLLRTRRLHAAFDAAGLASVRQQTMLIEHHAPLEPAALEFYTRACASIARQAVDAGFPGDWEPFLDPDAPSHPLRRPHGYISEGNTVAVGVVPVSA; encoded by the coding sequence ATGCTGACGAAGGACCACGCGGCCTGGGGGCACGCGGCCTCGACCGGCCTCGGCTTCACCCATGAGGAGATCATCGACGCGCACTTCGCCGCGTGCGCGCCGCAGTACCAGGCGGCACTCGACCAGGTGGGCGTCCGTTCCGGCTGGCACGTGCTCGACGCGGGCTGCGGCAGCGGCGCCTTCCTGCCCTGGCTGTCCGACCTGGTCGGCCCCGACGGCCGGGTGTCCGCGATCGACCTCGCCGAGGAGAACGCGGCGCTCGCCGCCGAACGGATGCGCGCGAGCCGTTCCTTCTGCGCCTTCGACGTCCGGCAGGGCGACGTGCTCGACCTCCCCTACGCGGACGACTCCTTCGACGCCGTCTGGTGCGCCAACACCACCCAGTACCTCGACGACGACGAACTCGCGCGGGCACTGCGGGAGTTCCGCCGGGTCGTCAGGCCGGGAGGGGTCGTGGCCGTCAAGGACCTGGACGCCTCGCTCATCACCGTGCGCCCGGGAGACCCCTTCCTGTTCACGGACTTCTTCCGGTACGCCGCCCGCACCCCCGGCTACGCGCGCCAGCTGCTGCGCACCCGCCGGCTGCACGCCGCGTTCGACGCGGCGGGGCTGGCGTCGGTGCGGCAGCAGACGATGCTGATCGAGCACCACGCCCCGCTGGAACCGGCGGCCCTGGAGTTCTACACGCGCGCGTGCGCCAGCATCGCCCGGCAGGCGGTCGACGCGGGGTTCCCCGGCGACTGGGAGCCCTTCCTCGACCCGGACGCGCCGTCCCACCCGCTGCGCCGGCCGCACGGCTACATCAGCGAGGGAAACACCGTCGCCGTGGGTGTCGTCCCGGTGAGCGCCTGA
- a CDS encoding MerR family transcriptional regulator, with the protein MRMGEMARQTGVSERLLRYYEQQGLLTPTRLPNGYRVYCEQDVETVRRVRMLLTAGLTTETIARVLPCVRTENEELVPLCPDLVAQLRQERERITRAIDDLRSSRGILDRVIDAQPQPAALQSA; encoded by the coding sequence ATGCGCATGGGAGAGATGGCGCGTCAGACGGGCGTGAGCGAGCGCCTGTTGCGCTACTACGAACAGCAGGGCCTGCTCACCCCCACCCGGCTTCCCAACGGCTACCGCGTCTACTGCGAGCAGGACGTCGAGACGGTGCGGCGCGTGCGCATGCTGCTCACCGCGGGGCTGACGACGGAGACGATCGCGAGGGTGCTCCCCTGCGTGCGCACGGAGAACGAGGAGCTCGTGCCGTTGTGCCCGGACCTGGTGGCGCAGCTGCGGCAGGAGCGGGAGCGGATCACCCGGGCCATCGACGACCTGCGGTCCTCGCGGGGCATTCTGGACCGGGTCATCGACGCGCAGCCGCAGCCGGCGGCGCTCCAGTCGGCCTGA
- a CDS encoding MFS transporter — translation MRKSSVILTALCVSVFVVGTSEYLIAGLLPQVAGDLGVSVGAAGQTVTAYGLGVVVGGPVVTLLTARMPRKGLALSLMLLFAVGSAVSAFAGSYEVLLLGRVLSSFSHAAFFALSLVVASKVVPAEKVGRATAAVVSGLTVATLLGVPLGALLGERTNWRTPFVVLTVLTLLGTALLAAVLPRQAAESAGARAEIRVMAQRPVLLAIATTAVGFAGVATVFTYVAPLLTEVTGFAAFVVSVLLLAYGAGSFLGNIIAGRLTDRAPAATLRGVFAALALLLACTPFAVTWKPTAVLAVLLLGLLATATIAPLQGLILRHAQEAPTLAVSVNVGAFQLATAMGSAVGGVIVAAGALRWTGLAGAVLSALGLVISVYALPRKSGAAKDGASEAATSPTPTTV, via the coding sequence ATGAGAAAAAGCTCCGTGATCCTCACCGCGCTGTGCGTCTCCGTCTTCGTGGTCGGAACCTCCGAGTACCTCATCGCCGGCCTCCTTCCCCAGGTGGCCGGGGACCTCGGGGTCTCGGTGGGGGCCGCAGGACAGACCGTCACCGCGTACGGCCTGGGTGTGGTCGTCGGCGGCCCCGTCGTGACCCTGCTGACCGCGCGCATGCCCCGCAAGGGCCTCGCGCTCTCGCTGATGCTGCTCTTCGCGGTGGGCAGCGCGGTCAGCGCGTTCGCCGGTTCGTACGAGGTGCTGCTGCTCGGCCGCGTCCTGTCGTCCTTCAGCCACGCGGCGTTCTTCGCCCTCTCCCTGGTGGTCGCCAGCAAGGTCGTCCCGGCGGAGAAGGTGGGCCGGGCGACCGCCGCCGTCGTCTCGGGCCTGACCGTGGCGACCCTCCTCGGCGTACCGCTGGGCGCGCTGCTCGGCGAGCGGACCAACTGGCGGACGCCCTTCGTCGTCCTCACCGTCCTGACGCTGCTCGGCACCGCGCTCCTGGCGGCCGTCCTGCCGCGCCAGGCCGCCGAATCGGCGGGCGCCCGCGCCGAGATCCGGGTCATGGCACAGCGCCCGGTGCTGCTCGCGATCGCCACCACCGCGGTCGGCTTCGCCGGCGTCGCCACCGTCTTCACCTATGTCGCGCCCCTGCTCACCGAGGTCACCGGCTTCGCCGCGTTCGTCGTCTCCGTGCTGCTGCTCGCCTACGGCGCGGGCAGCTTCCTCGGCAACATCATCGCGGGCCGGCTCACCGACCGGGCCCCCGCGGCCACCCTGCGCGGCGTCTTCGCCGCGTTGGCCCTGCTCCTGGCCTGCACCCCCTTCGCCGTGACCTGGAAGCCGACCGCCGTCCTCGCCGTCCTGCTGCTGGGCCTGCTGGCCACCGCGACCATCGCTCCCCTTCAGGGCCTGATCCTGCGGCACGCCCAGGAGGCGCCGACGCTGGCCGTCTCCGTCAACGTGGGCGCCTTCCAGCTGGCCACCGCCATGGGCTCGGCCGTCGGAGGCGTCATCGTCGCGGCGGGTGCGCTGCGCTGGACCGGACTGGCCGGCGCGGTGCTCAGCGCCCTCGGCCTCGTCATCTCCGTCTACGCGCTGCCCCGGAAGTCGGGGGCCGCGAAGGACGGGGCATCCGAGGCCGCGACCTCCCCGACCCCCACCACCGTCTGA
- a CDS encoding NADP-dependent oxidoreductase: protein MRAVQIDVHGGPEALVVREVPDPQCGEGQVLVRTVASTLNPVDWKTRAWDVGPALPATLGWDLAGVVVASGSPEFAVGDRVIAMSAQVATGRGTWAELVALPEHLLTPAPKSLALVEAATLPLAGTTAVQALDKLRLQRGDRLLVTGAAGAVGGLAVQLARQAGVEVDGLVSRPEHVEPVRELGAGTVTHLVSDLPERAYDAVFDTAGVDVTAALVEGGGYVSVSDEPLPDVPGAAKSYVQESAKDLAALVELVDAGRLRVRVAEYHPVSEVRTAHERFEAGGLSGKVVLLF from the coding sequence ATGCGTGCGGTACAGATCGACGTCCACGGCGGACCCGAGGCCCTCGTCGTCCGGGAGGTCCCGGACCCGCAGTGCGGTGAGGGCCAGGTCCTGGTGCGCACCGTCGCGAGCACCCTCAACCCGGTCGACTGGAAGACCCGGGCCTGGGACGTGGGCCCGGCCCTGCCGGCGACCCTGGGCTGGGACCTGGCGGGCGTCGTCGTCGCCAGCGGGTCGCCGGAGTTCGCCGTGGGCGACCGGGTCATCGCGATGTCGGCGCAGGTCGCCACCGGGCGCGGCACCTGGGCCGAGCTCGTCGCCCTTCCCGAGCACCTGCTGACCCCCGCGCCGAAGAGCCTCGCGCTGGTGGAGGCCGCCACGCTGCCGCTCGCCGGGACCACCGCCGTACAGGCGCTGGACAAGCTGCGGCTCCAGCGGGGCGACCGCCTGCTCGTCACGGGCGCCGCGGGGGCGGTGGGCGGCCTCGCCGTCCAGCTCGCCCGGCAGGCCGGAGTGGAGGTCGACGGGCTCGTCTCCCGGCCGGAACACGTCGAGCCGGTACGGGAGCTGGGCGCCGGGACGGTCACGCACCTGGTGAGCGACCTGCCCGAGCGGGCGTACGACGCGGTGTTCGACACGGCGGGCGTGGACGTCACCGCGGCGCTCGTCGAGGGCGGCGGCTACGTCTCGGTCTCCGACGAGCCGCTGCCGGACGTGCCGGGCGCCGCCAAGAGCTATGTCCAGGAGAGTGCCAAGGACCTCGCGGCCCTCGTGGAGCTGGTGGACGCGGGCCGGCTGCGGGTGCGGGTGGCCGAGTACCACCCGGTGTCGGAGGTGCGCACCGCGCACGAGCGCTTCGAGGCGGGCGGCCTGAGCGGCAAGGTGGTGCTGCTCTTCTGA
- a CDS encoding MarR family winged helix-turn-helix transcriptional regulator produces the protein MVRTSRGNRSEPDGDTESDTGPTADRGATQDPTLDVWWQLSRLSGYVSQILERKLMRSHGIGLTDFIALSTIRRAAPKALQMQELADEMGVNQSTLSRVATRLERSELVERGHSEHDRRCIVIRLTDAGHRELAHYTETFSRELHTAFEMAALSPALSPLLTRILPER, from the coding sequence ATGGTGCGGACGTCCCGCGGAAACAGGTCGGAGCCGGACGGCGACACGGAGTCGGACACCGGTCCCACGGCGGACCGCGGCGCCACGCAGGACCCCACCCTCGACGTCTGGTGGCAGCTCTCGCGGCTGTCCGGATACGTCTCGCAGATCCTGGAGCGCAAGCTCATGCGCTCCCACGGCATCGGGCTCACCGACTTCATCGCCCTCAGCACGATCCGGCGGGCCGCCCCCAAGGCGCTCCAGATGCAGGAGCTCGCCGACGAGATGGGCGTCAACCAGTCGACGCTCAGCCGGGTCGCGACCCGGCTGGAGCGCAGCGAGCTGGTCGAGCGCGGGCACAGCGAGCACGACCGGCGCTGCATCGTCATCCGGCTCACCGACGCCGGCCACCGGGAGCTCGCGCACTACACCGAGACCTTCAGCCGCGAGCTCCACACGGCCTTCGAGATGGCGGCGCTCTCGCCCGCGCTCTCCCCGCTCCTGACCCGCATCCTCCCGGAGCGGTAG
- a CDS encoding sulfotransferase encodes MVNRHAASCVTKEIATPGSRRSAAFDLDELFAAAQLQRTEPSSLSPCFVPAYQRLAEALTEEAALTPAGVEVARRRLVSALGNQIKVRELVEAHAVDPELYGDDAVFVLGLPGTGLYRLQRLLNQHSAFNIPSLWEILSPSAEWHPWQAAGASDDPFERALWSHLGQREGFRPPDLGAPYGDHLLLTYAFHTFSAALEYRIPSYSRWLHAQDTTTAYEFHRYALAVILQRVSGGTPLLVNEFHSLQLPSLFASYPTARVVRVHRDPLESLANVVGVSTTRRRAWSTRVDAVEATSEWAGQLAAAMAVPSWSDPAPPGAAVLDITHAELVQTPLLTVRRICEFAGVPLPGGIERRILEQVSQFEGTLEESHFARPVETALPDDFRALRAAYCRRWSLPAR; translated from the coding sequence ATGGTGAACCGGCATGCCGCATCCTGCGTGACGAAGGAGATCGCCACCCCGGGGTCACGCCGGTCGGCCGCCTTCGACCTGGACGAGCTCTTCGCGGCGGCGCAGCTCCAGCGCACCGAGCCGAGCTCCCTCTCCCCTTGTTTCGTCCCCGCCTACCAGCGGCTCGCCGAGGCGCTCACCGAGGAGGCCGCGCTGACGCCGGCCGGGGTGGAGGTCGCCCGCCGGCGGCTGGTGTCCGCCCTCGGCAACCAGATCAAGGTCCGCGAGCTGGTCGAGGCCCATGCCGTCGACCCCGAACTCTACGGCGACGACGCGGTGTTCGTGCTCGGACTGCCCGGCACCGGCCTCTACCGGCTCCAGCGCCTGCTGAACCAGCACTCCGCGTTCAACATCCCCTCCCTGTGGGAGATCCTCTCCCCCTCCGCGGAGTGGCACCCGTGGCAGGCCGCGGGCGCCTCCGACGACCCCTTCGAGCGCGCGCTCTGGTCGCACCTGGGACAGCGCGAAGGGTTCCGGCCGCCCGACCTCGGCGCCCCCTACGGGGACCACCTGCTCCTGACGTACGCGTTCCACACCTTCTCGGCCGCGCTGGAGTACCGGATCCCGTCCTACTCGCGCTGGCTCCACGCCCAGGACACCACCACCGCCTACGAGTTCCACCGCTACGCGCTCGCGGTGATCCTGCAGCGGGTGAGCGGCGGCACGCCGCTCCTCGTCAACGAGTTCCACTCGCTCCAGCTGCCCTCGCTCTTCGCCTCGTACCCGACGGCGCGCGTCGTCAGGGTGCACCGCGACCCGCTGGAGTCCCTCGCCAACGTGGTCGGGGTCAGCACGACCCGTCGCCGCGCCTGGTCGACGCGGGTGGATGCGGTCGAGGCCACGTCCGAGTGGGCCGGGCAGCTGGCCGCCGCGATGGCCGTGCCGAGCTGGTCCGACCCGGCGCCGCCCGGGGCGGCCGTCCTGGACATCACCCACGCCGAGCTGGTGCAGACGCCGCTGCTGACCGTTCGCCGCATCTGCGAGTTCGCGGGGGTCCCCCTGCCCGGCGGGATAGAACGCCGGATCCTGGAGCAGGTCAGCCAGTTCGAGGGGACGCTGGAGGAGAGCCACTTCGCCCGTCCCGTCGAGACGGCGCTGCCCGACGACTTCCGCGCCCTGCGGGCCGCGTACTGCCGGCGGTGGTCTCTTCCCGCCCGCTGA
- a CDS encoding HAD-IB family hydrolase yields MTAPAEAGASAGLAASGGGGRAVAFFDVDETLIPAKSMVAFWRWWAAREPGLLPSIDALLARAREEGRRAEVNQEYYRAFAGIPVTEFLAVGREWYAEYRTGRDAFVTAALAALHEHRAAGHAVVLVSGSHPACLEQLAGELGAERLLCTEQVVGPDGRLTGGVVRPMIGEAKVTAVRAFLKESGIPAGECFAYGDHSSDLPLLSGVGRAGVVGEDPVLLEHAERFGWRRLSARTGPWFPGGG; encoded by the coding sequence ATGACGGCCCCTGCCGAAGCGGGCGCGTCCGCCGGGCTCGCCGCGTCCGGTGGCGGCGGGCGGGCGGTGGCGTTCTTCGACGTGGACGAGACGCTGATCCCGGCCAAGAGCATGGTCGCCTTCTGGAGGTGGTGGGCGGCCCGGGAACCCGGGCTGCTGCCGTCGATCGACGCGCTGCTCGCGAGGGCCCGCGAGGAGGGCCGGCGCGCCGAGGTGAACCAGGAGTACTACCGGGCCTTCGCCGGGATTCCCGTCACGGAGTTCCTGGCCGTCGGCCGCGAGTGGTACGCGGAGTACCGCACCGGGCGGGACGCGTTCGTCACCGCCGCCCTGGCGGCCCTGCACGAGCACCGGGCCGCCGGCCACGCCGTGGTGCTGGTCTCCGGGTCGCACCCGGCGTGCCTGGAGCAGCTGGCCGGGGAGCTCGGCGCGGAGCGGCTGCTGTGCACCGAGCAGGTCGTCGGTCCGGACGGGCGCCTCACCGGAGGCGTCGTCCGGCCGATGATCGGCGAGGCGAAGGTCACGGCCGTGCGCGCGTTCCTGAAGGAGAGCGGGATCCCGGCCGGGGAGTGCTTCGCCTACGGCGACCACTCCAGCGACCTCCCCCTGCTGTCCGGGGTGGGCCGGGCCGGGGTCGTCGGCGAGGATCCCGTCCTGCTGGAGCACGCCGAACGGTTCGGCTGGAGGCGCCTGTCGGCTCGTACGGGCCCCTGGTTCCCGGGCGGCGGGTGA